One Cryptosporidium parvum Iowa II chromosome 1, whole genome shotgun sequence genomic window, aaTAAAAGCAACTCATTACCGTGGTTCAAACGCCAAATATTTAAACTATTAAAACTTAAACAGGAAAACCTCAAAGAATTTTCTAGTTTTAAAGTGAATTTACTGTTAAATTCGTTCATTTTATCGATTGTAGTTTCATTTCTATactttttattcaattataaaaagaatgaaaataatcaacagctgaaaattgatttaataacACTTctaccaataatattttttttaattcaatctattcattttcatattaCTCAAAGATCAAAAACTAATACCTTTCATAAACTAAATCTTTATAGTTACATAAGATGGTTAAAAACATCACTGCAGAAAGcttattattttccaatttatataaataaatcagCAAGTTCAACATCTCCAAAAACTAATACTAGcttttcatcaaataaaagaaatagtACTTTATATGAAGATGGATATGAACTTTCAACACCAATATCAGGAGATTCTCTGAAAGTTGACCCGATAATTTCTATTAGTTCGACAAAAGTTCATTTGAGCTCTAATATCGTATTAATTCTGATCAATCCTCTTTTATTTCTAGATAATTCTTTGACATTTGGATATGGAAAATCGCCTATATTTCCAATTAAGCAATTAAAGACAGTAAAGattaataactttgatAGAATTGCAGTAATTTCTAACcataatttaatatcatcataTTGGACAATTAATATGGTTTTAGATCCGAAAGGCATGTATACAAATGACAATAAAAGCCTTTTGCATACATTAAAATCATTAGACATTTTCCCTAATGTACTCGACAATTTTGACCAGAATGTAATTTTGAACATGCCAATACGAGaatatttagaattttttaattctcaAGTTGTTGATAGTGAATTGTCTGTCACCGGTGATATcaaaattacaaattttgaaCGCGATATTAGATCACaagatttgaataaattagaGCAACACTTAAGTAAAGCAGAAGAAAACTTACGTGATacaatttatattaaaaagttattGCTTTTTGGACATTTTGCACTTTATTCTATGTACTACAGAGAACTAATTTTACACTTAGATTATAATATGGATCTTAATGTTTGGATTTCACTTGTCAAacaattttttgataaCGAGGaatcttcaattaataatataataattatttcaacaGAAACAGATTTACCAAATATCATTGAAACTGAAACTAGATTATATAATGAAGGgaagtaaatattttttttttattaaaagagaGGTTCCGTTTATGTAGTTGACACAAAGATTAATGGAAGTTAATTAGATTTTTTGGCCTTATAGTTTGCGCCACTATAGCGAAAATTAAACGATATTTCCAGATTAACtggaaataaatttaagaattcaaataatgaaatttggTTGATTGGACTTTTATTATGGAcatagaaaaaaataaacttgATAAAATCAAACAACAGATTGAATTTTACTTCAGCGATTCTAATATCAGACATGATAAATACTTTAGAAGCAAACTTACagaatacaaatatttacaCAACTTTGGAATtccaatttcattaatttctacCTTTAACAAGATGATTGAGCTTAATGTAAGTCAAAGAATTTCTTAAAATTGATCTAAAGTTGTAATGTTATACTAGGCTTCTGTACAAgacattattaattctctttcttcttcGAAAGTAGTGTTTGTTAACATTGAAACTTTGACTATTCATCGTTTTAAGccaattaatattgatttatgCACAGTAATTCCACGCGATAAAATGCTCTTTATTAAGAGTATACCGACAAAATGGAACCACAATAATGTAAAGTCACTTTTGGGTAGATTTGGAAAGGTATCTGTTGTAAAACTaccaaaaattaataaatcgAATACAAGAAGGTTAGTTGATCTTGAACCAATATTGTGTTTAGGGTGAGATTCAGAAAATACTGTTCActatttattcttatttttccTATACTCCATGCATTCAACATCTACACATTTATCTTCATGTTTAGGCACTATGGATTTGTTGAGATGGAAACGGCTCAACAAGCCACGAACGCTATAGAGAATTACAAAGAAGTTTTCCCATTCTCAAAGATCATGGTGTTACCTTGGTCTGAGTGGATCTCGACAAAAAACGTTTTTAAGGAAAAGTCgaagaaaaaaatcaagTTTTCGATTACAGCAAAAAAACAAAACGGGCATCCTCATTGATTACACCCACCGCTTATGGGCTGTGGTAACTAGTATCGAAGAGTACTAGAGACgaaatgataaattattataaaagcGACTGCCAAATAAATACGTCAAAACTACATTAATGTTTCGAAGATTTCAAAAAACATCGACTAAttcttaatattgaatttattatatatatttatccCCACTCATTGGAGCCCCATGAACTCCACCATTTCTTCCTGACATTCTGGTAGTGACTAGGAGAAGCATGACTTTCTCCATTTTCCGTATTTCTAATAGTTCTCAAATTACTTATCATATACCTTGTTAATTCCTTGAGTGAATCCCTTGTATATCCTGTGTAATACTCAACTGCAGGCGCCCAACTTTCTTCAACACCTTCTATTTTATGCGCCAACATTAAGCATGCGCATGCAAGCTTCGATGCGCAAACTCCCATCATCGCGGGCTCGTGAATAGCTAGATGAGAGAGATAAATTGATAAACTTTCGACTCTAGTAGCTTTATTGCCAGTATATTGATCTTTAAATACTAAGCAATAACGCTTAATATAATCACTTGGTTTCGGAAATTCAATACTCCAGTCTAAAGCATCAAGCACAACCCCTTCACAAAACAATATTGCCGCAATATTAAGCCCACATTTTTCTGCTACATCACTCAATGCAGGAAGAGGCGGtatcttcaaattttcaCCTTGCACGTATGCAGCTTCATATTTAAGGGCTATCCAGAAGCATGTGGCACTCACAAGCGTCATCTCTGAAGCTCTTTGGAAATGTTTAAGGCCTAAAATACGATCCAACATAGAATTGGCAATAACAGTTACCTCATCGGGAACATTAAACGTGATTTGAAGCCCAAATAGCAGATTCACTCCACTTCTTTTCCATTCCAAAATTTGCTTACCTACGCTTGGCTGCGCAGAGACGACTTGTGATGCTGTGAATAACAATGGTTCTTTTTTAGACTCGAGGTCTCTTGATGTCTGATATATTGCCTCTGCATAttctgaaaaaaatgaagcATCAGTATTATTCATATCTACATTAACAACCTTTTCCAATGTACTAGTATATTGCGCCCCAACAGTTTTCAACTGTTTTTCTGCGAACGTGTTAGGATTAACAACATTTTCCTTATTAGTAGGACTTTCTTTACCGTtgaatttttcattatatgACGGACCGGGAATTGCCTTACTGCCTGGCTTCGCAgcatttgaatttttggaattagCATCCGTCAATTTACTCGAGTGTTTTTGGTTGCACATGGATGTGtttgatatattaattacatTCCCTGCGGACGATGTCATGCTTCTTGTGATTGGTTTATTCGTAATAACACCTGCATTCTTCATATCTTGTGAATTCATGACTTGTAAATTACCTTGATTAACCAATTTACGACAATTTTCACCATATAATGTTATGTTATTACTAGAGTTACTTGCATGAccttgaataattttatttagtCTTTCAGACCtcattatttctttaattagtGAATAACCCCAATTAGGTGATATTGAGTACCCAAATACCAGCTCAGATGGTATAAAATAAACCAATATATGGATAAAGGTATACTCCTCCAACGAAACAATTACTCGATTAAGTCTAAAGTTTAGTAATTGAATAGAGGAAAATATTCTTGCTACTTGAACTAAAGATTCCAAATTATTCAGTGCCAATAAAcctttatattataatctCTTACACTACCTTTTCTTATACTAGCGTACTCGCTGAATCAAAACTAAAGTTAACTATTGTATGAATACAATCAATCTTACACAACTTGTtttctatttaatattttggcTCTTCaacttttctttcaattaGTATTAGTCACTTACCATAGATTCTTCAATTGTTTGCCATCTCTTCTTTCTGCCTCCTCTTGATCTTTATATAAATGACCAACTCTTGACCTAATCTACTCAACCTATTAACTGGTTTCAGCCACTATGAGATCAAAATCCTTTTACCCGTATATGATACATTACGCCAAAAAACATGCGGACAGACGTGTCAATAAACCACACATTTTATTACAGACATAAACGCATGCAAGCAGACGTCATAGGGGTTGGACGTGGAAAAGGAATATTACCAGCCTTGGGCGCGCGACAAGACGTATTCCCCACCTTGGACCAAGTAAATGAAAACAAAAGTTTGGATTTATGGAATAACAAATTCGACATTTTTAACTTTGAGAATAAACTATATTCGATTTTCGGGAACATTGATGACACGGTGTTTAAATAGATATTTTTTCGGTTAATTCTTTTCCCTCGCCCGGATTAAGTTATTGCTGCACAACTAATATGCTGATGCTAGCTTTTAGTGTTTGAAGGTTCAATAACTTTAGACacaaaattaattgttgGCTAACTTCAATACGCCATTATGCCTGATAGCTAGAATATCAAATCCCTACTAAAACAGAATCGAAATTCTTGGTTAGTTCTTCCAGGAATGCGGACATTACCGGACTTTCGTTATCTGAGACGAGGTTATTTTCGGGgattatctttattatttttcctGGAGTTCagattctttaatttaatctatcatttaattaatattttttaatgtGGTAGTTGCGGTTGaacatttattaatttatctcTTCGTAGCGGCGTAAAACAAACAAAAAGTTAAATGAACATTGTGCAGAAcatgaaaaagaattcagCTGGAGTTacattaaataaatctaaaaatttTTCGAGTCacaaatattcatttcaaGGAACTCAAAATCAGGTTGACAAAACAGCTGTTATTAAAGGTATTAATTCTCAAATTCAAGCTAAAACAAATGAtcaaattccaaaaaaaaatgttacAGAAAATTCCAATCTTAATGATTCTGAGTTGAACACTATTTCTtgttctaataataattcagaCAGTTCTAGCTCAGCTTTTAATAGTACATTTCATTTACCATATAATTTCAAGGAAGTTCCAGAACCAAAAATAAGAAGCGAgctaatgaaaaaaaaaatttcgAAATTGGAATCTTATCTATCTCTCTGCGAGGATTTATATCTAGGAGGTATTTCAAAAACACAAACAGTTTCTGAAATATTTCAATCGTTGATAATTTCTCATAATATTGACCATGAAGAACAATTTAATGCATTCTTAAAAAGGCAGTCGATTAATAATGGCTTCACAAAGTCAAGTACAAAAGCGAACTCAAAAAACTCTAATTTGCAAGAACCGATTACAAACGCAGAGAATATTATATCTCCTTTACAGCTACTAACACATCCatttagaaataaagaagTAATTGACTTATGGGGCCCACATGAAGTAATCCTCTTTGAATGCGGTGTTTGTAAGTATGGTAAGGAATTCGAcaaaattcaaagaataattaaaacaaagactacaaaagaaatagttgatttttattattgtattTGGAAAAGAACGAGTAGATATAAGGCTTGGAAAAGTAATAGACAACTTtctgaatatattttttcttaaaaagTTTTTGGccaacatttttttttttaatgaaaagatattattttataacCCGATGTAAATATGGAGCTATCAGTAATTCAAGAGTTATAGATTGTAGTTAATTCATTCTtagattaattaatattttttaagcAATTAGCCACCGTTTAAAGGCGCATTAAGCcagttttttctttttttttttttttttttaaataaaaagcGTGCGTAAAACGGATAAAAAACAAAGCTGATGGAAGCATGCCTTTTTGATGTTCAATCGTTGGTAAAGACAATTCAAAGCCTGCAGTTAAGCAAGGctaacaaaaaaaatggcGAGGGACAATTTTTAACGTGCATGATTTCAGC contains:
- a CDS encoding cyclin B, saccharomyces Clb4p like, producing MRSERLNKIIQGHASNSSNNITLYGENCRKLVNQGNLQVMNSQDMKNAGVITNKPITRSMTSSAGNVINISNTSMCNQKHSSKLTDANSKNSNAAKPGSKAIPGPSYNEKFNGKESPTNKENVVNPNTFAEKQLKTVGAQYTSTLEKVVNVDMNNTDASFFSEYAEAIYQTSRDLESKKEPLLFTASQVVSAQPSVGKQILEWKRSGVNLLFGLQITFNVPDEVTVIANSMLDRILGLKHFQRASEMTLVSATCFWIALKYEAAYVQGENLKIPPLPALSDVAEKCGLNIAAILFCEGVVLDALDWSIEFPKPSDYIKRYCLVFKDQYTGNKATRVESLSIYLSHLAIHEPAMMGVCASKLACACLMLAHKIEGVEESWAPAVEYYTGYTRDSLKELTRYMISNLRTIRNTENGESHASPSHYQNVRKKWWSSWGSNEWG